Proteins encoded by one window of Streptomyces clavuligerus:
- a CDS encoding permease, protein MRTTATLFRIGLAAGRSTPGDRLRWWGLFGAAATVAFVTLATVATLATYQGRETRADARGPAVTFSKNPALLYREGVDTVGKRPASIVFVHPLTPEAPVPAGVTRWPEPGEVLLSPELIRQGKDEGVLTRYGRYAGTVTTDGLVTPSERIAYVRVAGAPPKDDPRWMGVAAFGGGGGGSTGEMIDQRPASSPLTALWALAGLPALALAVVSARVGSGTRDRRSGLLQALGGTWRHRTVVNLGEAVVPAALGSITAFLPYAYASVRDIRLVPTGYLLDHRDVWAAWPVAGAAAVASLVAVLGIVVGTHRVHRDGRSTRPATYTSHVPAWRLVVCGAGVALVLGSQYLPRKAQLFVFTLGTVVMWAFLSSVVALLTRHLGGWLAGHGKRTGHAGRLIGGRWTHAHPGVIVRLALAMVIGIGIVAQMQVWTSRLGTQSQAAATTYERIKDTVIEVTTGGMTAPQADRFRASLPPGSLLLTRTFHDPGAPKEPWVSIGGSCHDLRALKVVCRGDGEATAKSGARSAAVEEMSRWYGDVRFAQSPRITVKPDSSQSLLVVTSEPGRAAEVKQAAFALPNPSVQVQALGGAWLESSRSRIPNWIQMFGIVGILFIVVAGAVSAAAEFVRVRHALAPLSVLTGRRRVFRSVASWHLTVPLLVATVVTGAVTAWHSVFFIALVQEGSVSWNVLAVGVMVCAVVSLAVGLLGARTAAREADQWRPAAD, encoded by the coding sequence ATGCGCACGACGGCCACACTGTTCCGGATCGGTCTGGCCGCCGGCCGTTCCACACCGGGCGACCGGCTGCGCTGGTGGGGTCTGTTCGGCGCCGCGGCCACCGTCGCCTTCGTCACCCTCGCGACCGTGGCCACACTCGCCACTTATCAGGGCCGGGAGACCAGGGCGGACGCCCGAGGGCCGGCGGTCACTTTCTCCAAGAATCCCGCGCTGCTGTACCGGGAGGGCGTGGATACGGTCGGCAAGAGGCCGGCGTCCATCGTGTTCGTCCACCCTCTCACCCCTGAGGCTCCCGTCCCCGCCGGGGTGACCCGCTGGCCGGAGCCGGGCGAGGTGCTTCTCTCCCCTGAACTCATCCGCCAGGGAAAGGACGAGGGCGTCCTGACCCGGTACGGGCGATACGCCGGAACGGTCACCACCGATGGCCTGGTCACACCTTCCGAGCGGATCGCCTATGTCCGGGTGGCGGGCGCCCCACCGAAGGACGACCCCCGGTGGATGGGGGTGGCCGCGTTCGGCGGTGGCGGGGGTGGATCGACCGGAGAGATGATCGACCAACGGCCGGCGAGCTCCCCACTGACGGCACTGTGGGCCTTGGCCGGACTGCCCGCGCTCGCGCTGGCCGTCGTGTCCGCGCGGGTCGGCTCGGGCACCCGGGACCGGCGCAGCGGTCTGTTGCAGGCGTTGGGCGGAACCTGGCGGCACCGTACAGTCGTCAACCTCGGTGAGGCCGTTGTCCCGGCAGCTCTGGGGAGCATCACCGCCTTCCTCCCGTACGCCTATGCCTCCGTACGGGACATTCGCCTCGTGCCCACGGGATATCTCCTCGACCACCGCGATGTGTGGGCGGCATGGCCTGTCGCGGGCGCCGCCGCGGTGGCGTCCCTGGTGGCCGTACTGGGCATTGTCGTGGGAACCCACCGCGTCCATCGCGACGGCAGGTCCACCCGTCCCGCCACCTATACGTCCCATGTCCCCGCCTGGCGGCTGGTCGTCTGCGGCGCAGGTGTCGCGCTGGTGCTGGGGAGCCAGTACCTGCCCCGGAAAGCGCAGCTTTTCGTGTTCACGCTCGGGACCGTCGTGATGTGGGCATTCCTCTCCTCCGTCGTGGCACTCCTCACCCGCCACCTGGGCGGCTGGCTGGCCGGCCACGGCAAGCGCACGGGGCATGCGGGCCGTCTGATCGGTGGACGGTGGACGCACGCGCATCCGGGTGTCATCGTGCGCCTCGCCCTGGCCATGGTGATCGGGATCGGAATCGTCGCCCAGATGCAGGTGTGGACCAGCAGGCTCGGAACGCAGTCGCAGGCGGCTGCCACCACGTATGAGCGGATCAAGGACACGGTGATCGAGGTGACGACCGGCGGTATGACCGCCCCGCAGGCGGACCGCTTCCGGGCGTCCCTTCCGCCCGGTTCGCTGCTCCTGACCCGTACCTTCCACGATCCGGGAGCGCCCAAGGAACCCTGGGTTTCCATCGGGGGGTCCTGTCATGATCTGCGCGCGCTGAAGGTCGTCTGCCGCGGCGACGGGGAGGCGACGGCGAAGAGTGGTGCGCGGTCGGCCGCGGTGGAGGAGATGAGCCGCTGGTACGGTGATGTCAGGTTCGCGCAGAGCCCCCGGATCACCGTGAAGCCGGACAGCTCACAATCCCTTCTCGTGGTGACATCCGAGCCGGGGCGAGCCGCTGAGGTGAAGCAGGCCGCGTTCGCCCTCCCCAATCCTTCGGTGCAGGTCCAGGCACTCGGCGGGGCCTGGTTGGAATCTTCGCGGTCCCGGATACCGAACTGGATTCAGATGTTCGGCATCGTTGGCATCCTCTTCATCGTCGTGGCGGGTGCGGTGAGCGCAGCCGCTGAGTTCGTCCGGGTCCGCCATGCCCTCGCCCCGCTCTCCGTCCTGACCGGCCGCCGCCGTGTGTTCCGCTCCGTGGCCTCATGGCACCTGACTGTCCCTCTGCTTGTCGCCACGGTGGTCACGGGGGCCGTGACCGCTTGGCACTCGGTGTTCTTCATCGCCTTGGTGCAGGAGGGCTCGGTGTCCTGGAATGTTCTGGCAGTAGGTGTCATGGTCTGTGCCGTGGTCTCGTTGGCGGTGGGCCTCCTCGGCGCCCGCACGGCAGCGCGCGAGGCCGACCAATGGCGGCCCGCGGCCGACTGA